The Klebsiella aerogenes KCTC 2190 region ATTTCTCTTAAAATCGTGAGCCTTGTCACGCGATGAGTGTGCGACATGGCGGGCAGTATGAAAAAAAATCCGATAACCGGGCATCAGAGCGCTTCCCTCGTATCGGCTTAATCGCCGCTCAACGAGGCGCAACAATATTATTTTCCCAGCGTGGCGGGGAGTAAAAATGTGTATTACGTTTAGATCACACGCCTGTGATAAAGGACTGATTATGAACACGCTACGCTATTTTGACTTTGGCTCTTCCCGCCCTGTTCTGCTGTTAATCGCACGTATTGCGATCGTGCTGCTGTTCATTATTTTTGGCTATCCGAAACTGATGGGGTTTAGCGGAACGGTACAATATATGGCTTCTTCCGGCGCGCCGATGCCGACGCTGGCGGCGATCATCGCGGTCATCATGGAGGTACCCGCCGCTATTCTGATTATTTTAGGTTTCTTCACCCGCCCGCTGGCGGTGATCTTTATCTTTTACACCCTGGGTACGGCGGTTATCGGCCATCATTACTGGGATATGACCGGCGATGCGGTATTGCCGAATATGATTAACTTCTATAAGAACGTCAGTATCGCCGGGGCCTTCCTGCTGCTGGCGATAACCGGACCAGGTTCGATTTCGCTGGACCGTCGATAACCAGCAGACACAAAAAAGGCCGCAATCGCGGCCTTTTTTATCTTAACGCGGCAAGATTACGCGTAAACCGGGAAACGAGCGCAGATATCCAGCACTTTACCTTTGACGCGCTCAATAACAGCTTCGTCGTTGATATTGTCGAGAACGTCGCACATCCAGCCAGCCAGCTCTTTCACTTCCGCTTCTTTAAAGCCGCGGCGAGTCACAGCCGGAGAACCGATACGGATACCGGAAGTCACGAACGGGCTCTTTGGATCGTTCGGTACGCTGTTTTTGTTAACGGTGATGTTGGCGCGGCCCAGGGCGGCGTCAGCTTCTTTACCGGTCAGGTTTTTATCTACCAGATCCAGCAGGAACAGGTGGTTTTCAGTACCGCCGGAAACCACTTTGTAACCGCGGTTCAGGAACACTTCCACCATCGCTTTGGCGTTTTTGGCAACCTGCTGCTGATAAACTTTGAACTCTGGCTCCATCGCTTCTTTCAGCGCCACCGCTTTCGCGGCGATAACGTGCATCAGCGGGCCGCCCTGCGCGCTTGGGAACACGGCGGAGTTCAGTTTCTTGTACAGCTCTTCGCTACCGCCTTTCGCCAGGATCAGGCCGCCGCGCGGACCCGCCAGGGTTTTGTGGGTGGTAGTAGTAACAACGTGGGCGTGCGGAACCGGGTTCGGATAAACGCCGGCGGCAATCAGGCCCGCTACGTGCGCCATATCGACGAACAGGTAAGCGCCGATGCTGTCAGCGATTTCACGCATTTTCGCCCAGTCAACGATACCGGAGTAAGCGGAGAAGCCACCGATGATCATCTTCGGTTTGTGCTCCTGGGCCTGCTTCGCCATGTCTTCGTAGTCAATTTTACCGGACTCATCGATACCGTAAGGAATGATGTTGTACAGTTTACCGGAGAAGTTAACCGGGGAACCGTGGGTCAGGTGGCCGCCTTGCGCCAGGTTCATACCCAGCACGGTATCGCCTGGTTGCAGCAGAGCGGTATAGACGGCAAAGTTAGCCTGCGAGCCGGAGTGCGGCTGCACGTTAGCGTAGTCGGCGCCGAACAGTTCTTTCGCGCGGTCGATAGCCAGTTGCTCAACGATATCCACGTACTCGCAGCCACCGTAGTAGCGCTTGCCCGGATAACCTTCGGCATATTTGTTAGTCAGCTGGGAACCCTGAGCCTGCATCACGCGCGGACTGGTGTAGTTCTCGGAGGCGATCAGTTCGATGTGCTCTTCCTGACGTACTTTTTCCTGCTCCATAGCCTGCCACAGTTCGGCATCATAATCGGCAATGTTCATTTCACGCTTTAACATCCGCATCTCCTGACTCAGCTAACGATAAAATTTTGGCCTAAAAAGGCGGTCCTGATGGACAACGGCCCACAGTATAACCGAATCATTCTGTGATAACAGGTCTTGACAAAGGATTTTACGCAAACGATTGGCTCCACAGCACACAAGGCTTTGAGCAATAACGCATCAAACATTATCAACGGATTTCTTTTCAGGTTTGTGATGCAAATTCTTCATGTTGTAACTGCTTTGCGGCAAAGTGATAAAGAACCATTTACATAGCAGGGTTATTTATATAAGATGCATTTGAAATGCATCAATAGGATAACATTTAAGGAAGCTGCTATGCTCGACGCTCAAACCATCGCCACGGTCAAAGCCACCATTCCCCTGCTTGTAGAGACCGGCCCAAAGCTAACCGCGCATTTTTATGACCGCATGTTTACTCATAACCCGGAGCTCAAAGAGATCTTCAATATGAGTAACCAGCGCAACGGC contains the following coding sequences:
- the glyA gene encoding serine hydroxymethyltransferase; its protein translation is MLKREMNIADYDAELWQAMEQEKVRQEEHIELIASENYTSPRVMQAQGSQLTNKYAEGYPGKRYYGGCEYVDIVEQLAIDRAKELFGADYANVQPHSGSQANFAVYTALLQPGDTVLGMNLAQGGHLTHGSPVNFSGKLYNIIPYGIDESGKIDYEDMAKQAQEHKPKMIIGGFSAYSGIVDWAKMREIADSIGAYLFVDMAHVAGLIAAGVYPNPVPHAHVVTTTTHKTLAGPRGGLILAKGGSEELYKKLNSAVFPSAQGGPLMHVIAAKAVALKEAMEPEFKVYQQQVAKNAKAMVEVFLNRGYKVVSGGTENHLFLLDLVDKNLTGKEADAALGRANITVNKNSVPNDPKSPFVTSGIRIGSPAVTRRGFKEAEVKELAGWMCDVLDNINDEAVIERVKGKVLDICARFPVYA
- a CDS encoding DoxX family protein, with amino-acid sequence MNTLRYFDFGSSRPVLLLIARIAIVLLFIIFGYPKLMGFSGTVQYMASSGAPMPTLAAIIAVIMEVPAAILIILGFFTRPLAVIFIFYTLGTAVIGHHYWDMTGDAVLPNMINFYKNVSIAGAFLLLAITGPGSISLDRR